One part of the Saprospiraceae bacterium genome encodes these proteins:
- a CDS encoding DUF1800 family protein, translated as MGSLKPYSGSFGKPELLHLLRRTLFGVSKPDLNYFKNKSLNEVLDILIPTTPKLPDPPVRAYYNNIDPTKDTLDKINNNGVIETVVKWGDTWIAKPVQTNFLASSNNNRRNSLKQWWTGLQIHQSQNVYEKMVLFYQNLLVTEDAVIENANTMYNTQSLYRKHAFGNYKQLIKDITFDAGMLRYLNGERNTKKAPDENFGRELQELFCVGKGPGSAYTEDDVKAAARVMTGWYVIYREKVNGVDTNVISRPAFNKANHDIDVKTFSAFYGNTSIAPDMTITDPSPFLTIDEKRAFVEVDTMIEMIFATEEVSKYICRRLWNYFVYYEITPEIESEVIEPLSAIFRQYINDKDQMKYVIRALFNSDFFFKTEHRGCMIKSPIDFNVGMVRQFEFPLPNASQLEAQYYMWNIIRTYCFNAGQDINDPPNVAGWPAYYQTPSFHEIWVDTATYPVRQGSYTAIAKSNFALNKNNTYDGANSPSYGFITKINFIEFVKKFENPSDPNALIAEATELMLGAPVSQAVKDALKTNYLLLGQSTDYYWTDAWEVYLLNPGTSDPEAKRVPAMLTDLFTYLLSSAEYHLC; from the coding sequence ATGGGAAGCTTAAAACCGTATTCTGGGTCATTCGGTAAACCCGAATTATTACACCTGCTGAGGAGGACCTTATTTGGAGTCAGTAAACCAGATCTTAATTATTTTAAGAATAAAAGTCTTAATGAAGTACTTGATATACTCATACCGACAACTCCTAAATTACCAGATCCACCAGTAAGAGCATATTATAACAATATAGACCCTACAAAAGATACGCTCGATAAAATTAATAATAATGGGGTAATTGAAACGGTGGTTAAATGGGGGGATACCTGGATTGCTAAACCAGTTCAAACAAATTTCCTCGCCAGTTCAAACAATAATCGCAGAAATAGTTTAAAGCAATGGTGGACAGGTTTACAAATTCATCAAAGCCAAAATGTTTATGAAAAAATGGTTTTGTTCTATCAAAATTTATTGGTTACAGAAGATGCTGTCATTGAAAATGCCAATACCATGTATAATACCCAAAGCTTATACCGAAAACACGCATTTGGCAATTATAAGCAATTAATAAAGGATATCACTTTTGATGCAGGCATGTTGCGCTATTTAAATGGTGAAAGAAATACTAAAAAAGCCCCAGATGAAAATTTTGGACGGGAATTGCAAGAGTTATTTTGCGTAGGCAAAGGTCCTGGATCTGCATATACGGAAGACGATGTTAAAGCAGCTGCCCGAGTTATGACAGGATGGTATGTGATTTATCGGGAAAAGGTAAATGGAGTAGACACCAATGTGATTTCTAGACCAGCGTTTAATAAAGCAAATCATGATATAGATGTTAAAACATTTTCAGCATTTTATGGCAATACAAGTATTGCTCCGGATATGACAATTACAGATCCATCTCCATTTCTAACGATTGACGAGAAACGGGCTTTTGTGGAAGTCGATACAATGATAGAAATGATTTTTGCTACTGAAGAAGTCTCAAAATATATATGCAGACGATTATGGAATTATTTTGTGTACTATGAAATTACACCGGAAATTGAGTCTGAAGTGATTGAGCCATTATCTGCAATATTCAGACAATATATAAATGACAAAGATCAAATGAAATATGTTATTCGCGCATTGTTTAATTCAGATTTTTTCTTCAAAACTGAACATCGTGGATGTATGATTAAAAGTCCAATTGATTTTAATGTTGGGATGGTTCGTCAATTTGAATTTCCACTACCAAATGCCAGTCAGCTTGAAGCTCAGTATTATATGTGGAACATCATTAGAACTTATTGTTTTAATGCCGGACAAGATATCAATGATCCACCGAATGTAGCTGGATGGCCTGCATATTATCAAACGCCTTCATTTCATGAAATTTGGGTAGATACGGCAACTTATCCTGTAAGGCAAGGATCCTATACTGCAATTGCAAAGTCAAATTTTGCTTTAAATAAAAACAATACCTATGATGGTGCAAATAGTCCTTCCTATGGTTTTATTACAAAAATTAATTTTATAGAATTCGTCAAGAAATTTGAAAATCCTTCAGATCCAAATGCATTAATTGCAGAAGCCACCGAATTAATGTTAGGGGCACCTGTTTCACAAGCTGTTAAGGATGCTTTAAAGACCAATTATTTATTGTTGGGTCAAAGTACAGATTATTATTGGACAGATGCATGGGAAGTTTATTTATTAAATCCCGGTACTTCAGATCCAGAAGCGAAACGAGTACCTGCTATGCTTACGGATTTATTTACCTATCTATTATCATCTGCAGAATATCATCTGTGTTAA
- a CDS encoding DUF1501 domain-containing protein, with product MKRRSFIQTVPVAVGGMTVTAYGNNPLLSALTSSLTDTDRVLIIVQLNGGNDGLNMVIPLDQYSSLSKASIRQNVLLPEDKVLKLAGTNNATGLHPSMNRLYDLYENGKLSVIQGVGYPKFSYSHFRATDIWMTGAESTEYLNSGWAGRYLANEFPNYPVGFPNSVMPDPLAIRIGGNVVLGLQNQGVPMAISITNTNDPLNLTGSLFSDPPTSNYMGKELAYVREVQRQTDKFGDSVKGAADKGLNKSSLYPKTSADPGYTLGTQLAIIAKLISGGIKTRIFWVSTGGFDTHSAQVNANDHTIGTHANLLKGVSDAIGAFMDDVKLLGFEDRITGMTFSEFGRRIISNASGGTDHGAAQPMFVFGSKVVGGVVGKNPIIDPNSTANSNLPMQYDFRSVYASILADWFCVQQPDLDQILLKNYQKLPILDPGNCIPTSVHEENNRLGENLVYAYPNPFVQSTKIKFETKGGHTMIQIINNEGSVIKTLIDQDLQAGKYDVDCDLEDAAAGIYYVRIQNQTLQQVKPMMKVNG from the coding sequence ATGAAAAGAAGATCCTTTATACAAACTGTTCCCGTTGCTGTCGGTGGAATGACAGTAACAGCATATGGAAATAATCCTCTATTATCTGCATTGACTTCATCCCTTACTGATACAGATCGAGTCTTGATAATTGTGCAACTCAATGGTGGAAATGATGGTCTAAACATGGTAATTCCATTGGATCAATATAGTTCTTTATCAAAAGCAAGTATTCGGCAAAATGTTTTATTGCCAGAAGACAAGGTTTTAAAATTAGCAGGTACAAATAATGCAACGGGTTTACATCCTTCTATGAATCGCTTATATGATTTATATGAAAATGGAAAACTTAGTGTAATCCAGGGAGTTGGGTATCCTAAATTCAGTTATTCACATTTTCGTGCTACAGATATTTGGATGACTGGTGCAGAATCCACGGAGTATTTAAATTCTGGATGGGCAGGCCGTTATTTAGCGAATGAATTTCCAAATTATCCAGTGGGATTTCCAAATTCAGTAATGCCTGATCCATTGGCAATCCGAATCGGTGGAAATGTCGTTTTGGGTCTTCAAAATCAAGGAGTACCTATGGCGATTTCCATTACGAATACGAATGACCCATTAAATCTTACAGGTAGTTTATTTTCTGATCCCCCTACAAGCAATTACATGGGTAAAGAATTGGCTTATGTAAGAGAAGTGCAAAGACAAACCGATAAATTTGGAGACTCTGTCAAAGGAGCAGCTGATAAAGGACTCAATAAATCAAGTTTATATCCCAAAACTTCAGCAGACCCAGGCTACACTTTAGGGACCCAATTAGCAATTATAGCTAAATTAATAAGTGGAGGGATTAAAACCCGGATTTTCTGGGTAAGTACAGGTGGCTTTGATACCCATTCAGCGCAAGTAAATGCCAACGATCATACGATAGGAACCCATGCCAATTTGTTGAAGGGGGTTTCGGATGCCATTGGAGCTTTTATGGATGATGTTAAGCTGTTGGGCTTTGAAGATCGAATTACGGGGATGACGTTCTCAGAATTTGGAAGGCGAATTATATCTAATGCATCTGGCGGAACAGATCACGGTGCTGCACAACCTATGTTTGTTTTTGGAAGTAAAGTGGTCGGTGGAGTTGTTGGAAAAAATCCAATTATTGATCCAAATTCAACAGCCAATTCAAATCTTCCAATGCAATATGATTTCCGTTCAGTTTACGCTTCCATATTGGCAGATTGGTTCTGTGTACAGCAACCAGATTTGGATCAGATTTTATTGAAAAACTACCAAAAACTACCAATTCTTGATCCAGGCAATTGCATACCTACCTCTGTACATGAGGAAAATAACCGTTTGGGTGAAAACTTAGTATACGCATATCCTAATCCGTTTGTCCAATCCACTAAGATAAAATTTGAAACTAAAGGCGGTCATACGATGATTCAGATTATTAACAATGAAGGATCTGTGATTAAAACGCTCATTGATCAGGACTTGCAAGCTGGTAAATATGACGTAGACTGTGATTTGGAGGATGCAGCAGCTGGAATTTATTATGTAAGAATCCAAAATCAAACATTGCAACAAGTAAAACCGATGATGAAAGTCAACGGATAA
- the mce gene encoding methylmalonyl-CoA epimerase, translated as MNYIEHIGIAVKDLQTANTLYEKLLNTASYKQELVESEKVMTSFFKMGQNKIELLESTQQDSAIAKFIEKHGEGIHHIAFDVDDIYAEMTRLKEAGFTLLQEQPKLGADNKLVCFVHPKSAHGVLIELCQKISTDESL; from the coding sequence ATGAACTATATTGAACATATTGGCATCGCCGTGAAAGATTTACAAACAGCAAATACACTTTATGAAAAACTTTTAAATACTGCTTCCTATAAACAAGAGCTGGTTGAATCAGAAAAAGTGATGACTTCATTTTTCAAGATGGGTCAAAATAAAATTGAACTTTTAGAATCTACACAGCAGGATAGTGCGATTGCAAAATTTATCGAAAAACACGGAGAAGGAATCCATCATATTGCATTTGATGTGGATGATATTTATGCTGAAATGACAAGATTAAAAGAGGCTGGGTTTACGCTTTTACAAGAGCAACCTAAACTTGGCGCAGATAATAAATTAGTTTGTTTTGTGCATCCAAAATCAGCACATGGTGTATTAATAGAATTGTGCCAAAAAATTTCTACTGATGAGTCTCTATGA
- a CDS encoding DUF3667 domain-containing protein, with amino-acid sequence MSRKIRQQICANCQYTFDPGENFCPNCGQENHSPNQPIKHYIAELIESLLHLDSKFIATISTLLKYPGKITKEYNENKRARYMPPIRLYIFISFVFFVLLQIPSIYNSNEDTIITPKNNKENSLSFDSIRTKKELPQVHNLDSNKIQDVDSTTILNFGNLKYNITNEDLEKLKTASPEQIDSTILAHMGSPGYISRTILKQIIKSYHADENFEKNFKAKILKFMSGSLFFLMPLFAFMMTGFYFRRKKNYYEYLIFSIHLHTIVFIGIGILLFFNIFINVPEEYYLFSSIGLFVYLLKAMKTNYEQSWRKTIFKGILLCSVYSILLAFTFVLVLILGWWFV; translated from the coding sequence ATGTCCCGTAAAATTAGGCAACAGATTTGTGCCAATTGCCAATATACCTTTGATCCTGGTGAAAATTTTTGCCCCAATTGTGGCCAAGAAAACCACAGCCCCAATCAACCCATTAAACATTATATAGCTGAATTAATAGAGTCTTTATTACATCTGGATTCAAAATTTATTGCAACGATCTCTACCCTGTTAAAATACCCAGGTAAAATTACCAAAGAATACAATGAAAATAAACGGGCTCGCTACATGCCACCAATCAGGCTTTATATCTTTATAAGTTTTGTCTTTTTTGTTTTATTACAAATACCATCCATTTATAATTCAAATGAAGATACAATTATAACCCCTAAAAATAATAAAGAAAATAGTCTTTCATTTGATAGTATCCGAACAAAAAAGGAATTACCACAAGTTCATAATCTTGATTCTAATAAGATCCAGGATGTAGACTCCACAACAATTTTAAATTTTGGAAACTTAAAATATAATATTACGAATGAAGATTTAGAGAAACTAAAAACAGCAAGTCCAGAACAAATAGACTCTACTATTTTGGCGCATATGGGCAGTCCCGGATACATATCAAGAACCATCCTAAAACAAATAATAAAATCTTATCATGCGGACGAAAATTTTGAAAAAAACTTTAAAGCAAAAATATTAAAGTTCATGTCTGGGTCATTATTCTTTCTTATGCCATTATTTGCTTTCATGATGACCGGGTTTTATTTTCGAAGAAAGAAAAATTATTACGAATATTTAATTTTTTCAATTCATTTACATACGATTGTATTCATAGGCATCGGAATTCTATTATTTTTCAATATTTTTATAAATGTTCCTGAAGAATATTACCTCTTTAGTTCCATTGGATTGTTTGTTTACTTATTAAAAGCAATGAAAACTAATTATGAACAAAGTTGGCGAAAAACTATATTCAAAGGAATTCTATTATGTTCTGTTTATAGCATATTATTAGCATTTACATTTGTATTAGTGTTAATTTTAGGTTGGTGGTTTGTGTAA
- a CDS encoding TerC family protein: MEFLSNPDIWLGFLTLLALEIVLGIDNIIFISILTNKLPLEQQDKGRKWGIFLALFSRIALLFSISLIMGLTATIFTIFEREISGRDLILLLGGLFLIFKSVKEIHHKVEESHDEEMNLPKKVSFASVIFQIVLIDIVFSLDSVITAVGMVDHLSVMIAAVVASVFVMLLLSKSISDFVHKHPAIKILALAFLIMIGTALVAESLDFHFPKAYIYFAMAFSVGVEVVNINIGARRKK, from the coding sequence ATGGAATTTCTATCAAATCCTGATATCTGGCTTGGCTTTTTAACCTTACTTGCATTAGAAATTGTATTGGGCATTGACAATATTATTTTTATATCTATTCTAACCAATAAATTGCCACTAGAGCAACAAGACAAAGGAAGAAAATGGGGGATATTTTTAGCGCTGTTTTCAAGAATTGCCTTATTATTTTCAATCTCTCTGATTATGGGATTGACAGCAACGATTTTTACCATTTTTGAAAGAGAAATATCGGGAAGAGATTTAATCTTATTATTGGGTGGATTATTTTTAATTTTCAAAAGTGTGAAGGAAATTCATCATAAAGTCGAGGAATCACATGATGAAGAAATGAATTTACCAAAAAAGGTAAGTTTTGCCTCTGTCATTTTTCAAATTGTATTAATTGATATTGTTTTTTCTTTGGACTCTGTGATTACCGCAGTAGGAATGGTAGACCATTTAAGTGTTATGATCGCTGCTGTAGTAGCATCTGTATTTGTCATGTTGCTTTTGTCAAAATCTATTTCCGATTTTGTGCATAAACACCCTGCAATTAAGATTTTAGCATTAGCCTTTTTGATAATGATTGGTACTGCATTAGTTGCTGAATCCTTAGATTTTCATTTCCCAAAGGCATATATTTACTTTGCAATGGCATTTTCTGTTGGAGTGGAAGTAGTGAATATTAATATCGGAGCGAGGAGAAAGAAATAG
- a CDS encoding ATP-dependent helicase, with the protein MSTIIKSSPDFEKAYQKLNERQKEAVDLLEGPLMVIAGPGTGKTQILAIRIGNILLQTDANPKNILCLTYTEAGATAMRQRLLQFIGPTAYEITICTFHSFCNTVIRENPDSFNQYSDYEVVSELEKNQLLLKIMEGLDRKDILFKYNGKYNTEFWKLQDLFSTLKKENWNPLQILTDIDLHLEQEKSNPDRLYKRKSGIHNPGDFKQKDYTEYCRKFDRTKSALQLYHKYQAELDQLERYEYEDMIRWVIEKFETDDSLLAKYQEIYQYVLVDEYQDTNGAQNKLLFQLLSYFETANIFAVGDDDQAIYRFQGANVQNMTDFDMQYQPQKIVLIENYRSSQIILDAADSVIQHNQERLVHSDVSLVKKLIAAGSNGDAGLRPIFTECSDSKSEILDVCQQIQDLLKEGVEGKEIAVLFRKNKEAEAFIKWFEANTISYQTNRQINILNDLLLQHILNILRYLSKEYQESFTQDGLLFKIMHAPYIHLPVEDISRLAWYLQSKKKDWFDKTEFPPEFSLINLLANEPALKVAGIKEIQTCLKLSQKLNELRKQILDFTPQGVFEKILTDFNVLDFILNNKEKIQQLQVLNAFFEFLKAETQKNPLMTLMEFIDLLEEYQNNAIQLPNTQFIGTKKGVVLSTIHGSKGLEYDYVFMINNTHQNWNQKDTNKYKLPDQYVNSDVNTEEDNRRLFYVGLTRARKGIYLSYPRASEKKDNTVCRYVAEMQKSELVDFRIHQTNENDLIDKIVIDLSPMKKNYERIEDQHFEKFLEYFSLNPTALNKYLECPLSFYYEKVLQIPGARTAPLGFGNAVHLALELFMRNRAQLLQNKFDTILHYFQKGMEKYRSHFTTKEYANYLQEGKAVLPGFLKMFAEEWKEAIDIKIEQKIKTEFKSVPISGKLDRIDWLKDGIRVVDYKTGKPDPKTKVKAPNTSNPQGSSYWQQMVFYSILLKNHSSYKNSTTSSVFYFVNQTADKTYEKKEILPTAEDIQLIEGLIVETYEKIKNRIFTPGCGKPNCEWCGYINSGVELSFAEVAEDDEVDDSF; encoded by the coding sequence ATGAGTACCATTATAAAAAGTTCCCCTGATTTTGAAAAAGCATATCAGAAATTAAATGAACGTCAAAAAGAAGCCGTAGATCTTCTTGAAGGACCTTTAATGGTAATCGCTGGACCCGGAACAGGAAAAACACAAATACTTGCAATTCGGATTGGAAATATTCTCTTACAAACAGACGCCAATCCTAAAAATATCTTGTGTCTTACTTACACTGAGGCCGGAGCAACAGCAATGCGACAAAGACTCCTACAATTCATTGGTCCCACTGCCTATGAAATTACAATATGTACATTTCACTCATTTTGCAATACCGTCATTCGTGAAAATCCAGATTCATTTAACCAATATAGCGACTACGAAGTAGTTTCTGAGCTGGAAAAAAATCAATTGCTTCTGAAAATAATGGAGGGATTGGATAGAAAGGATATTTTATTTAAATATAATGGAAAATACAATACAGAATTTTGGAAATTACAAGATCTTTTCAGTACCCTAAAAAAAGAAAATTGGAATCCTCTCCAAATACTCACCGATATTGATCTTCACCTGGAACAAGAAAAATCCAATCCAGATCGACTCTACAAAAGAAAATCTGGAATCCATAATCCTGGTGACTTTAAACAAAAGGATTATACCGAATATTGCCGAAAATTTGATCGAACAAAATCAGCGCTACAATTATATCATAAATATCAAGCAGAACTTGATCAATTAGAGCGCTATGAATATGAAGATATGATCCGTTGGGTTATAGAAAAATTTGAAACAGATGATTCTTTATTGGCAAAGTACCAAGAAATCTATCAATATGTTTTAGTAGATGAATATCAGGATACCAACGGAGCTCAAAATAAATTACTATTTCAACTACTATCTTATTTTGAGACTGCCAATATATTTGCTGTTGGAGATGATGATCAGGCTATCTATCGTTTTCAAGGTGCGAATGTGCAAAATATGACTGATTTTGATATGCAATATCAACCTCAAAAAATTGTTTTGATTGAAAACTATCGCTCTTCACAAATAATACTGGATGCAGCCGATTCCGTAATCCAGCATAATCAGGAAAGACTCGTGCATTCGGATGTAAGTTTAGTAAAAAAATTAATTGCGGCAGGTTCAAATGGTGATGCTGGTTTACGTCCAATCTTTACAGAATGCAGCGATTCCAAATCTGAAATTCTGGATGTATGCCAGCAAATCCAGGATCTCTTAAAGGAAGGCGTAGAAGGCAAAGAAATTGCTGTACTATTTAGAAAAAATAAAGAAGCGGAAGCCTTTATAAAATGGTTTGAAGCGAATACCATTTCTTATCAAACGAATCGACAGATCAACATTTTAAATGACTTATTACTTCAACATATTTTAAACATTTTAAGATACTTAAGTAAAGAATATCAAGAATCATTTACTCAGGATGGTCTCTTATTTAAAATTATGCATGCTCCATATATCCATTTGCCCGTTGAGGATATTTCAAGATTAGCCTGGTATCTCCAATCAAAAAAGAAAGATTGGTTTGATAAAACTGAATTCCCACCCGAATTTTCGCTTATCAATTTATTGGCAAATGAGCCTGCTTTAAAAGTTGCAGGAATCAAAGAAATACAAACCTGTCTAAAACTTTCGCAGAAACTGAATGAGCTTCGAAAACAAATACTTGATTTTACACCTCAAGGTGTTTTTGAAAAAATATTGACTGATTTCAATGTCTTAGATTTCATCTTAAATAATAAAGAAAAAATTCAACAACTTCAAGTCTTAAATGCGTTTTTTGAATTTTTAAAAGCGGAGACACAAAAAAATCCGCTTATGACTTTAATGGAATTTATAGACCTCCTTGAAGAATACCAAAATAATGCAATCCAGCTTCCAAATACACAATTTATTGGAACTAAAAAAGGAGTGGTTTTATCAACCATACATGGTTCCAAAGGATTGGAATATGACTATGTATTTATGATTAATAATACACATCAAAACTGGAATCAAAAAGATACTAATAAATACAAACTTCCAGATCAATACGTGAATTCCGATGTCAATACAGAAGAAGACAATCGACGTTTGTTTTATGTTGGCTTAACGAGAGCCCGAAAAGGAATTTACCTATCCTATCCTAGAGCCTCTGAAAAAAAAGACAATACGGTTTGTCGATATGTAGCTGAAATGCAAAAAAGCGAACTCGTTGATTTTCGAATTCATCAGACCAATGAAAATGATCTTATTGATAAAATTGTTATTGATCTTAGTCCGATGAAAAAAAACTATGAAAGAATCGAAGATCAACATTTTGAAAAATTTCTAGAGTATTTTAGTTTAAATCCAACTGCATTAAATAAATATTTGGAATGCCCTTTGAGTTTTTATTATGAAAAAGTTTTACAGATACCTGGCGCCCGAACTGCTCCCTTAGGATTTGGAAATGCAGTACATCTTGCCCTTGAATTATTTATGCGAAATCGGGCACAGCTCCTACAGAATAAATTTGATACCATTCTACATTATTTTCAAAAAGGAATGGAAAAATATCGATCTCATTTTACAACTAAAGAATATGCCAATTACCTCCAAGAAGGCAAAGCGGTTTTGCCAGGATTTTTAAAAATGTTTGCAGAAGAATGGAAAGAAGCTATTGATATCAAAATTGAACAAAAGATCAAAACTGAATTTAAGTCTGTCCCAATTTCCGGAAAATTAGATCGGATCGATTGGCTTAAAGATGGCATCCGGGTGGTTGATTATAAAACTGGAAAGCCAGATCCAAAAACAAAAGTCAAAGCTCCAAATACTTCAAATCCACAGGGTTCATCGTATTGGCAACAGATGGTTTTCTATTCAATATTATTAAAAAATCATTCTAGTTATAAAAATTCAACCACATCATCCGTTTTTTATTTTGTCAATCAAACTGCTGATAAAACCTATGAGAAGAAAGAAATCCTGCCCACTGCGGAGGATATTCAACTTATAGAAGGTTTAATTGTAGAAACTTATGAAAAAATAAAGAACCGCATATTTACTCCAGGTTGTGGAAAACCAAATTGTGAATGGTGTGGATATATAAATTCTGGCGTGGAATTATCTTTCGCAGAAGTTGCAGAAGATGATGAAGTAGATGATTCGTTTTGA
- a CDS encoding sulfite exporter TauE/SafE family protein translates to MSLYEISFAIIGGFIAGCINTLAGNGSVITLGFLTEVMGLPGGLANGTNRVGIVVQGLTSLQAFKKAGKIPLASSWKFLIWGVAGAIFGTLVAVRISANGFTLVYKFLLLALFVFMVFHRKKLSHSELPEITMSPWIYIPMFFAFGFYGGFIQMGMGIFLLAFMVFYMRYPILEANALKILMVSGYTLIALCIFHYFGMVNWKIGLTIAIGQGLGGWLTAHYANKIPNAETWAYRFLICIMIFTLLKLFGFLNWLFTS, encoded by the coding sequence ATGAGTCTCTATGAGATTAGTTTTGCGATCATCGGCGGTTTTATAGCAGGTTGTATTAATACATTAGCTGGCAATGGTTCGGTAATCACTTTAGGTTTTCTGACCGAAGTAATGGGTCTTCCTGGAGGACTTGCGAACGGAACCAATCGGGTTGGAATTGTAGTACAAGGACTAACTAGTTTGCAGGCATTTAAAAAAGCAGGTAAAATACCCTTAGCTTCTTCCTGGAAATTTTTAATATGGGGTGTAGCAGGTGCTATTTTTGGAACCTTGGTTGCGGTTCGAATTTCTGCAAATGGTTTTACCCTGGTATATAAATTTTTATTACTTGCGCTATTTGTGTTTATGGTTTTTCATAGAAAAAAACTATCGCATTCAGAATTACCAGAAATTACCATGTCTCCCTGGATTTACATACCTATGTTTTTTGCGTTTGGATTTTATGGCGGTTTCATTCAAATGGGCATGGGCATTTTTTTATTAGCCTTTATGGTATTTTATATGCGGTATCCCATCCTGGAAGCAAATGCTTTGAAAATTTTAATGGTAAGTGGTTATACTTTAATTGCTTTATGTATTTTTCATTATTTCGGAATGGTAAACTGGAAAATTGGTTTAACCATTGCGATTGGTCAAGGCCTAGGGGGATGGCTCACAGCACATTATGCCAATAAAATACCAAATGCAGAAACCTGGGCTTACCGCTTCTTAATCTGCATTATGATCTTTACCTTGTTAAAATTATTTGGATTCTTAAATTGGCTATTTACATCATGA
- a CDS encoding methionine adenosyltransferase: MPYLFTSESVSEGHPDKVADQISDALIDHFLAYDKDSKVACETLVTTGQVVLAGEVKSKAYLDVQEIAREVIRKIGYTRSEYMFESNSCGIFSAIHEQSADINRGVDRKVKKQSFESKANAQGAGDQGMMFGYANNETENLMPLALSLAHQLLEELAKIRKEGKIMSYLRPDAKSQVTIEYGDNNKPIRIDTIVLSTQHDDFVKPGKGIRAQDKADETMLAQIKDDVINILIPRVKRKLPVHLRKLFNNEIIYHVNPTGKFVIGGPHGDTGLTGRKIIVDTYGGKGAHGGGAFSGKDPSKVDRSAAYATRHIAKNMVAAGLCDEVLVQVSYAIGVAKPCGLNVNTYGTSKVKLIDGQIAKKIEKLFDMRPFAIEQRLKLRSPIYSETAAYGHMGRQNEVVTKIFNEGKPNEKTVKVELFTWEKLDYVRKIKNEFGIK, from the coding sequence ATGCCGTATTTATTTACATCTGAATCTGTTTCTGAAGGCCATCCAGATAAAGTCGCTGATCAGATATCAGATGCTTTAATTGATCATTTCTTAGCCTATGATAAAGACTCCAAAGTAGCTTGTGAAACTTTGGTGACTACAGGTCAGGTAGTTTTAGCTGGCGAAGTAAAATCCAAAGCATATCTTGATGTACAGGAAATTGCACGGGAGGTAATCCGGAAAATTGGATATACCCGCTCGGAATATATGTTTGAATCAAATAGCTGTGGTATTTTTTCAGCCATCCATGAGCAATCCGCGGATATCAATCGGGGAGTTGACCGGAAAGTTAAAAAACAGAGTTTTGAGTCTAAAGCAAATGCACAAGGAGCTGGCGATCAGGGTATGATGTTTGGGTATGCCAATAATGAAACAGAAAATTTAATGCCGCTTGCTTTAAGTTTAGCTCACCAACTTTTAGAAGAGCTAGCTAAAATCCGTAAAGAAGGAAAGATCATGAGCTATTTAAGACCGGATGCTAAAAGCCAGGTGACGATAGAATATGGTGACAATAATAAACCGATCCGTATAGATACCATTGTACTTTCTACGCAACATGATGACTTTGTAAAACCTGGGAAAGGAATTCGGGCACAGGATAAAGCGGACGAAACGATGTTGGCGCAGATCAAAGATGATGTAATTAATATACTCATTCCTAGAGTTAAACGCAAACTTCCCGTTCACCTTAGAAAGCTATTTAACAATGAAATTATATACCATGTAAATCCAACTGGTAAATTTGTTATTGGAGGGCCACATGGCGATACAGGTTTAACCGGACGAAAAATTATTGTAGATACTTATGGTGGAAAAGGTGCCCATGGCGGCGGTGCATTTAGCGGTAAAGATCCTTCTAAAGTTGACCGTTCTGCAGCATATGCCACAAGACATATTGCAAAAAATATGGTTGCAGCTGGATTATGTGACGAAGTTTTAGTTCAAGTGTCTTATGCAATTGGTGTAGCTAAACCTTGTGGGCTCAATGTAAATACCTATGGAACTTCGAAGGTAAAATTGATCGATGGGCAAATCGCAAAAAAGATTGAAAAATTATTTGATATGAGACCTTTTGCAATTGAGCAACGTTTGAAACTTCGCAGCCCAATTTATTCAGAAACAGCTGCTTATGGCCATATGGGTAGACAAAATGAAGTCGTAACTAAAATCTTTAACGAAGGAAAGCCAAATGAAAAAACGGTCAAAGTCGAGCTGTTTACTTGGGAAAAATTAGATTATGTACGTAAAATCAAGAATGAATTCGGTATAAAATAA